The proteins below are encoded in one region of Paraburkholderia phenazinium:
- a CDS encoding dihydrofolate reductase translates to MLNGKRISMVAAMAMNRVIGAANDIPWKAPGEQRRFRELTEGHLVVMGRRTYESIGRPLPKRDVLVIGSQVIEAERVSTCHSLDEAARIIADDARTEIFIAGGEQIYKLFLPYADTLYLTEVAVEPGGDAVFPELPADFECIERVEVSAEPAYTFLTYQRTRRNADQST, encoded by the coding sequence ATGCTCAACGGAAAGCGAATTTCGATGGTGGCGGCAATGGCAATGAATCGGGTAATCGGCGCGGCCAACGATATTCCATGGAAGGCGCCCGGAGAACAGCGGCGCTTTCGCGAACTGACCGAAGGACATCTGGTGGTGATGGGCCGGCGCACCTATGAGTCGATCGGCCGGCCGCTTCCGAAGCGCGATGTGCTTGTGATCGGCTCGCAGGTGATCGAGGCAGAGCGCGTGTCGACGTGCCACTCGCTCGATGAAGCAGCCAGGATCATCGCGGACGATGCACGCACGGAAATTTTCATCGCGGGTGGCGAACAGATCTACAAGCTGTTCTTGCCCTATGCGGACACGCTCTACCTGACGGAAGTTGCAGTGGAGCCGGGCGGCGACGCGGTGTTTCCAGAGTTGCCGGCCGACTTCGAATGCATCGAGCGGGTGGAAGTCAGCGCCGAACCGGCGTATACGTTCCTGACCTATCAGCGCACGCGCCGTAACGCGGACCAAAGCACCTGA
- a CDS encoding MFS transporter — protein MEIETRTLARVTARLVPFLVVCYFVAYLDRVNVGFAALQMNKDLGLSSSAFGFGAGIFFIAYFFFEVPSNLLLEKFGARRWIARIMFTWGILAGAMAFIPDLSRYTGMSPAHVFYTLRVLLGIAEAGFFPGIIFLLTLWFPAMYRARVVGYFMAAIPLSTVIGSPISGALLGLNGMGGMAGWQWVYLLEAAPALVLSIVVFFYLTDQPAKATWLKDEERDWLVTRLAQERSKREAVRSFSVREALFNPRVLAIALIYFGANATNYGLSFFLPQIVKAFGLTNLQTGFVTSLPYVVGVISMIFWGRRSDRKLERKWHVAIALLVAAGGIGAAAGLDNPVLKMAALSIAGFGIFGCLPIIWTLPAAFLSGAAAAAGIATVNSLGNLAGFFGPYAMGWIKDSTGGFGAGLLCLSGAGLVGVAAVLLLHHDTALEHEPGTLATPSAAGNEAGHHV, from the coding sequence GATCGCGTCAACGTCGGTTTTGCCGCGCTTCAAATGAACAAGGATCTGGGCCTGTCCTCAAGCGCATTTGGCTTCGGCGCCGGGATCTTTTTCATTGCCTACTTTTTCTTCGAAGTGCCGTCGAACCTGTTGCTGGAGAAATTCGGTGCGCGGCGCTGGATTGCGCGGATCATGTTCACGTGGGGCATCCTTGCCGGCGCGATGGCGTTCATACCGGACCTTTCCAGATACACCGGCATGTCTCCCGCTCACGTGTTCTACACGCTGCGCGTCCTGCTTGGCATCGCCGAGGCCGGGTTTTTCCCAGGCATCATCTTTTTGCTGACGCTGTGGTTTCCCGCCATGTATCGCGCCCGCGTGGTCGGCTATTTCATGGCGGCAATTCCGCTGTCCACGGTGATTGGATCGCCGATTTCCGGCGCCTTGCTCGGTCTCAATGGCATGGGCGGCATGGCAGGGTGGCAGTGGGTGTATCTGCTCGAGGCGGCGCCCGCTTTGGTGCTGTCGATCGTGGTGTTCTTCTATCTGACCGACCAGCCCGCCAAGGCTACCTGGCTCAAAGACGAGGAGCGCGACTGGCTCGTCACGCGGCTTGCTCAGGAGCGCTCCAAGCGCGAGGCCGTGCGCAGTTTCAGCGTGCGCGAAGCGTTATTCAACCCGCGCGTGCTGGCAATCGCGCTGATCTATTTTGGTGCAAACGCAACCAATTACGGTCTGAGCTTTTTCTTGCCGCAGATCGTCAAGGCGTTTGGCCTCACGAACCTGCAGACGGGCTTTGTGACCTCGCTGCCCTATGTGGTCGGCGTGATCAGCATGATCTTCTGGGGGCGGCGTTCGGATCGCAAACTCGAGCGCAAGTGGCATGTGGCGATTGCGCTGCTGGTGGCCGCGGGCGGGATCGGCGCGGCAGCGGGGCTGGATAACCCGGTGTTGAAGATGGCCGCGCTGTCGATTGCTGGCTTCGGCATTTTTGGTTGCTTGCCGATCATCTGGACGCTGCCGGCGGCGTTTCTGTCCGGCGCAGCGGCTGCGGCTGGCATTGCTACGGTGAACTCGCTGGGCAATCTGGCGGGTTTCTTCGGACCGTATGCGATGGGCTGGATCAAGGATAGTACGGGTGGCTTTGGCGCGGGCCTGCTGTGTCTGTCCGGTGCCGGGCTGGTGGGCGTAGCAGCAGTGCTGCTGCTGCATCACGACACGGCGCTGGAGCACGAGCCGGGAACGCTAGCAACACCTTCGGCTGCCGGGAATGAGGCTGGGCATCACGTCTAG